The Gemmatimonadaceae bacterium DNA segment GTGACGATGCGTCGTTCGGTGACGCCGCCCTGCCCGTCGAGGATGCAGAGCTGGCTCTCGCGCTTGTGGAGATCGATGCCTATCATATCCATGGCGGCTGGCCTCCGCAGTGTGCCCCGTCGCGAGACGGCGAGCACGGTAGATGGTATGGGGCAGAACCTTGCACCCGTGGATGGGCGGAGGTCCAGCCGCCGCTTCATACCAACTATGGGAGCGCTCGCAGCAGAAGCAAACGTTATACCGACACCCACGCATCGCCCTGCACCCTGACTTGATGCGCCTGAGATCCTGCGCGTTGCTCCTCGGCTCCGTGTTCATCGCGACCGGATGCCTCGCCCGCAGCGGTGGCGCCCCGCGCCCCCAGAACGCCGGCCGCGACCAGGCGGCTCTCGTGCAGGCCGCTGAACACTTCCTCCGCGTCTTCGACAACCTCGAGTGGGAAGCGTTCGACGCGACGTGGAGCTCGTCCCGGTCGGTCTTCTTCCCGTTTCGCGACACGCCCGAGCGCGTCGAGGGTGCCGACGTTGCCTCGCGCTTTCGCCGCTTCTTCGACGAGGTCAAGGCGACGCGCCCCGGACCACCGTATCTGCGCCTTCAGCCACAGGCGTTGCGCGCCGAAGTGCGCGGCGACGCGGGGCTGGTCACCTTCACGCTCGGGCGACGACCGGGCGACGTTGGACGGCGCACGCTGCTCTTCGTCCGCGAGTCGGGACAATGGAAGCTGGCGCATATGCATGCTTCCACCGCGCTCGCCGAAGAGCCGTAGTGGCCGGTCGACCGTGCGGAGCATCGGCGCGCGCGGTATAACGACGCTTGCTGCCGACGAACGCGGGTGCGGATGGCAGTTGTGGGGCGGCCGCCCTGTGGAGTATGGGACGGCCTAGCGGCCGCCCCACAACTGCTTCTTATTGAAGCGTTCGCAGCAGAAGCAGACGTTATGCCGAGCGGAGTGTGTCCATGGAGTGTGCATTCGACTGTGGTGCCACGCTTCACGCTACGCTTTGGCTCTACGGCATGGCGCTCGCGGCCGGGCTCGTGGCATACCGCTGGCCTTGGACAGCAATTCCGCTCGCCATCTATCTGCTGTACTCGCCAGCGGGGATCATCATGCACGGATTCCCGTCTCCACGCGACATCGCGATCGCGTACAGCGGGGTCGTCGTGCCGCTCCTCGCCGCCGTGACGCGCCTGGCATTGCGGCGGAGGTCGGCGCGCCCCGACGGGCCGGCATAACGACGCTTGCTGCCGACAGCCGCGGGTGCGGTGGCAGTTGTGGGGCGACCGCCTTATCGTATGTGGGACAGTCGGCGGCCGCCCCACAACTGCTTTTTATGGAAGCGGCTGCAGCAGAAGCTCACGTTATACGCATCCGGGACGGTCGCGCGTGTGCTTGCGGTCTGTATATGTTCGGCATATACTTAGACTATGCTGGACCTCGCCGCGCTCCTCGCCAACGTCGAAGGCTTCGAGTGGGACGCCGGGAACACCGAGAAGAACGTCCTCGGCCACGGCGTCTCCCAAGGCGAGGCCGAAGAGATGTTCTTCGTCGCCCCGCTGGTCCTGCTCGAGGACGAGAAGCATTCCGCCAGTGAGCGGCGCTTCCTCATCTTCGGCCCCACCGGATCGGGGCGCCTGCTCACCGCCGCCTTCACCGTCCGCCGCAAGCTCATCCGCATCATCTCCGTCCGCGACATGAGTCGCCTGGAGCGTCGCCGCTATGTCGAAGCCCGCTAAGAAGCTCAAGGCTGTCCCCAAGTTCCGCTCCGACGAGGAAGCGGGCGCCTTCTGGATGTCCCACGACGCGGCCGAGTACCTCGACGTGAGCAAGGCGCAGCCCGTGCGCTTCGCCAAGCTACGCCCGTCGACGGCGACGATCTCGCTGCGACTCCCGCAGGCGATGCTCGAGGAGCTGCGCGTGCTCGCGAACGAGAAGGATGTGCCGTACCAGAGCCTGCTCAAGGTCTATCTCGCCGAGCGCATTGCGCAGGAGCGGAAGCCGGCTCGCCGACGTCGGCGCGCGAGCGTATAACGCAGCTTGCTGCCGACGAGCGCAGGTGCGGTAGCGGTTGGGGAGCCACGGCTTCACTTTATGTGAAGGTCTGCCGCGGCTCCCCAACCGCTTTTTATTGGAGCGCTCGCAGCAGAAGCACACGTTATCGCGACTTGTGCCGGGGGACGTTGGATCCGACGCACCGGCGTTGCACGAAGTGCAGCGCGACCCGCGAGCTCGGTGGCTCTTTCTTGGTGGCCCGCTCCGAAGGGTTTTGCGCGCGTGTGTCCCGCCAGGGTCGGAACGCGTGGACGGGTCCCGACCGACGGCCCAGTCCGCTCGACGCGCATCCCTGACGGGTCCCGCGCTGCTTCCGCGATCCGCCGTGCGCGACGCAGGCGCGCGCGATAACGACGCTTGCTGCTGATGGTCGCGGTGCGGTAGCGGGGCTGGGGCGGTCGCTGGCGGCGAGCGGGGACGGCGCGGTCTAGCGACCGCCCCACCCCCGCATTCTATTGAAGCGTCCACAGCAGAAGCTCACGTTATCGCGACTTGTGCCGGGGGACAGGCGGTCCGCCGCATCTTCGTCGCGAGAAGTCCGGCACGATCCGCAGCCACGGTGCCAGTGCTTTGGGGGCCCGCGCCGATCAGTCCTGCGCGTGTGTGTCCCGCCAGACTCCTCGACTTGCGGACGGGTCCCGGCGGATGACCCAGGCCGCTCGACGCACATCGCCTACGCATCCCGCGCTGCTTGCGCGCTCCGCCGCGCGCGCAGACGGCGCGCGCGATAACGACGCTTGCTGCCGACAGCTGCGGCTGCGGAAGCAGTTGTGGGGCGGCCGCCCTATCGAGCATGGGACGGCCTAGCGGCCGCCCCACAACTGCAGCTTATTGAAGCAGCTGCAGCAGAAGCTCACGTTATGCGAACACCGCCGGCATTGACGCGTGTCACGTTACGCGTTACATTTTGGCGTGATCAAGACCTTCGCTGACCGGCAGACCGAGGAGCTCTTCCGCACCGGCAAGGCCAAGAAGGTGCCGGCCGACGTCGCCCGCCGGGCGCTCCGGAAGCTCGACGCCGTCGACGCGGCGCTGCAGGTCTCCGACCTCAAGGTGCCCCCTGGCAATCGCTTGCACGCGCTCAAAGGCGATCGTGCCGGGCAGCACGCCATCTCCGTCAACGACCAATGGCGCATCTGCTTTCGGTTCGCGGACGGCGATGCCTACGATGTCGAGTTCTGCGATTACCACTAGCTGGAGCCTCTCATGAGCATTCCCAACACCAAGCCGCTGGAGCGGCGCCCCATCCACCCGGGCGAGATCCTACGCGAGGATTTCCTGCCGGAGTACGAGCTTTCGGTCACGGCGCTCGCCGAGGCCCTGGGCGTGTCGCGGCAGTCGGTCAACGAGCTCCTGCGGGAGCGGCGCGCGGTCAGCCCCGAGATGGCGCTACGCTTGGGCAAGCTCTTTGGCACGTCGCCGGAGTTCTGGCTCAATCTTCAGCGCAACGTTGACCTCTGGGACGCGGCGAAGGGACTCCGCCGCGAGATCGCGCACATTCATCCCCTGCAAGTCGCATAACGCAGCTTGCTGCCGACGAGCGCAGGTGCGGTAGCGGTTGGGGAGCCACGGCTTCACTTTAGGTGAAGGTCTGCCGCGGCTCCCCAACCGCTTTTTATTGGAGCGCTCGCAGCAGAAGCACACGTTATCGCGACTTGTGCCCGGGGACGTTCGATCCGACGCTCCGGCGTTGGCCGAAGTGCAGCGTGGTCCGCGAGATCGGTGGCTGTTTCTTGGTGGCTCGCTTCGAACAGTTCCGCGCGTGTGTGTCCCGCCGGGGTCGGAACGCAGGGACGGACGTTGGCCGACGGCCCAGGCCGCTCGACGCGCATCGCCTACGTGCCCCGCGCTGTTTCCGCACTCAGCCCTGCGTCCCGCCGGCGCGCGCGATAACGACGCTTGCTGCCGACAGCTGCGGCTGCGGAAGCAGTTGTGGGGCGGCCGCCCTATCGAGCATGGGACGGCCTAGCGGCCGCCCCACAACTGCAGCTTATTGAAGCAGCTGCAGCAGAAGCTCACGTTAGCTGCGCTCATTGGAGGTGGGCTTAGCTCATGGCTGTTGTTCTGATTTGTCCCAGTTGCCAGCACGCCCGGACGGTGTTCCGAGAACCCGTCGCCACGGAATGCCTGCGGTGCAATCAGCCTCTTCCTCGCGAAGCCATTGACGCTGTCAGCTCCAGCTTGGCAGCCGAGGCAGCGCCTCGACCGTTCGGGGT contains these protein-coding regions:
- a CDS encoding nuclear transport factor 2 family protein; protein product: MRLRSCALLLGSVFIATGCLARSGGAPRPQNAGRDQAALVQAAEHFLRVFDNLEWEAFDATWSSSRSVFFPFRDTPERVEGADVASRFRRFFDEVKATRPGPPYLRLQPQALRAEVRGDAGLVTFTLGRRPGDVGRRTLLFVRESGQWKLAHMHASTALAEEP
- a CDS encoding BrnT family toxin; its protein translation is MLDLAALLANVEGFEWDAGNTEKNVLGHGVSQGEAEEMFFVAPLVLLEDEKHSASERRFLIFGPTGSGRLLTAAFTVRRKLIRIISVRDMSRLERRRYVEAR
- a CDS encoding BrnA antitoxin family protein, which encodes MSKPAKKLKAVPKFRSDEEAGAFWMSHDAAEYLDVSKAQPVRFAKLRPSTATISLRLPQAMLEELRVLANEKDVPYQSLLKVYLAERIAQERKPARRRRRASV
- a CDS encoding type II toxin-antitoxin system RelE/ParE family toxin, yielding MIKTFADRQTEELFRTGKAKKVPADVARRALRKLDAVDAALQVSDLKVPPGNRLHALKGDRAGQHAISVNDQWRICFRFADGDAYDVEFCDYH
- a CDS encoding HigA family addiction module antidote protein, which gives rise to MSIPNTKPLERRPIHPGEILREDFLPEYELSVTALAEALGVSRQSVNELLRERRAVSPEMALRLGKLFGTSPEFWLNLQRNVDLWDAAKGLRREIAHIHPLQVA